DNA sequence from the Paenibacillus azoreducens genome:
TGGGATCGCCTGCCAATTGCCCGTAGGCAAGGATTGAAATAACTCCGACCCCCGGTACCCAGTCCCATTTTTCAATATCCATTCCCCAGTCGCTTGCCGGGGCATCGATCATCCGGTGAAATACGCGTTCCGCCAATTCCTTGAATTGATTTTTCATACTCATTTGCCCACTCCCTAACCAAGATTAACTACCTAATGCGCTTCAATTAATGGCGCCTGATTTAAATGTAAAGGATTTGATCCTGCCAGGCTTGGTTTCTTGTACAGAAATTATGGGGATTTTTCCATAAACTCGGGAGAGCTTTCGCATAAAACATGATAAAATTTACTTACTCCCAGCAAGTGAGATTTGAAGCGCCGCACGATGCCGGTTCACCATGTCTATCATCTTATTTTGGGAACAGGAGACTTCATATCATGGACTCAAGTTATATCCCTACTGACTATCGAATGGATGACGAAACAAATCGCTTTCTGGATCATTTTCCTGTCCATTGTTTTTTTCGCAGCGGTATGATCGGCCAAAATAAGATGCATGCCCATCGGGGCTATGAGCTCTATTTTTGCATGGAGGGTTATGGCAAGCTGCTGGTCACAGATCGCATGTACTCATTGCTTCCAGGCGCCGTTGCCATTATCAAGCCGTATGTTCTGCATCGGCCATCTGTTGTCGGAACGAAACCTCTGCACCGAGTCGTGCTTGCGCTGGATGAACATTATGTACAGACATTCGACCCGTTGCCGGGAATGAAGCGCTGCGTTGACATGGTGTTCGCCGAACCGCAGCCCTTCTGGCAATTAAGTGATGAGAAAATGTTGGCAGCAAGAAGGATTCTGCAGCAGCTTGCCCGGGAGATTACCGAACGGCCGGATTTTTACGAAACAGCTATGCTTTCTCTGCTTGCCGAATTATTCGTCATGCTGGCAAGAGAACAGCATTCCACTTCCAGTGCGAACGATCATGAGGACACCGCGTTTCATTTAACTGAGCGCATTTTAAGTTATTTATCCGCTCATTATGCCGACCCGATTGAGGTCAGCCGTTTGCATGAACGCTTTAATGTCTCGAGGTCGCATATGTACGAACAATTCAAGCAGTCAACCGGCTACTCCTTAAACCGTTATCTAACGATATATCGTATCAATCAGGCCAAAAGGCTTCTTGTAGATACACCACTCCCTGTGACCGAGGTTGCTTCCGCCGCCGGTTTTGGCGATCTCTCGCATTTCTTCCATACGTTCAAAAGCGAAACGGGCATAACGCCAAGCACGTTTCGCAAGCAAAATCGGAACGAATGATACCCGCATTATTAAACGGATTGCCTAGGGCATTCGGGGAGTTTTTCATGCTTCGCGCAAGATTTCCTGAATGTGAGCCGGATGCGCAATGCATGCCCCAAGGAAACAAAAAAAGCCTTGTCTCCTGAAAATCCAGATGACAAGGCTTTTTCGCAGCAATCAATATGTTATTTTGCTATCGCTTTTTCGCTGCCAAGCGAATTCCTCTGCAATCGTGGAATCAGGGCATAGGCAAACGTAAATATCGGACTTAGCCACAAAAAGGTTGCATAAGGTATATATTCGACAACCGGTACCCCAAGGGTCGCAGCAAAAAAGGCGCCGCTCACGCCCCATGGAATCAGCGGGTTCACCAGCGTGCCGCAGTCTTCCAACGTCCGTGATAATGTCTTCGCCGGAAGAGTTCTGCGGGCATATTCATCCTTAAACATTTGGCCAGGCAGCAGGATTGAAAGATACTGCTCGCCTGTCATGGCGTTGACCGCGATCGATGACGCGCCTGTCATCAGGACGATGCTGCTGCTCCGCTTCAACGGCTCGACGAGTTTACGGA
Encoded proteins:
- a CDS encoding AraC family transcriptional regulator, with translation MDSSYIPTDYRMDDETNRFLDHFPVHCFFRSGMIGQNKMHAHRGYELYFCMEGYGKLLVTDRMYSLLPGAVAIIKPYVLHRPSVVGTKPLHRVVLALDEHYVQTFDPLPGMKRCVDMVFAEPQPFWQLSDEKMLAARRILQQLAREITERPDFYETAMLSLLAELFVMLAREQHSTSSANDHEDTAFHLTERILSYLSAHYADPIEVSRLHERFNVSRSHMYEQFKQSTGYSLNRYLTIYRINQAKRLLVDTPLPVTEVASAAGFGDLSHFFHTFKSETGITPSTFRKQNRNE